A region of Desulfovibrio inopinatus DSM 10711 DNA encodes the following proteins:
- a CDS encoding Trm112 family protein has translation MLDPKLLEILACPKCKGDLTPVTSETGLFCEDCNVVYPIREDIPIMLVDEAVAKPNWDRGERSSKSTSGSSS, from the coding sequence ATGCTCGATCCTAAACTTCTCGAAATTTTGGCTTGCCCCAAATGTAAGGGCGATCTGACTCCCGTGACCAGTGAAACGGGTCTGTTTTGCGAAGACTGTAACGTTGTCTACCCTATACGTGAGGATATTCCCATTATGCTCGTGGATGAAGCTGTGGCGAAACCCAATTGGGATCGCGGAGAACGCTCGTCCAAATCGACCTCGGGATCCTCGTCCTGA
- a CDS encoding CBS and ACT domain-containing protein, whose translation MLVKHWMSTDVTSVTPETSMMRASKTMKENGLRRLPVVNDKNRVVGIVTDSDIKEASPSKATTLDVHELYYLLSEIKVGDIMTKNPLTVAPDDTVEEAAVIMFDKKIGGLPVIDKDNFLVGILTESDVNEVVISITGVKYGGIQLAIDLSDEPGNLPEVLRSIIAKGGRILSILTGYDETRGNGRRVYIRIRDMDPAPLAELKADIDSKFNVFYWKE comes from the coding sequence ATGCTGGTCAAACATTGGATGAGCACAGACGTCACAAGCGTCACTCCCGAAACTTCAATGATGCGTGCCTCAAAAACAATGAAGGAAAATGGATTACGTCGCCTGCCGGTCGTGAATGACAAAAATCGTGTTGTCGGTATCGTCACCGACTCCGATATCAAGGAGGCTTCCCCCTCCAAAGCGACGACCCTTGATGTCCACGAACTCTACTATCTCTTGTCGGAGATAAAAGTTGGTGACATCATGACGAAGAATCCTCTCACGGTGGCTCCCGACGATACCGTTGAAGAAGCAGCCGTGATTATGTTCGATAAAAAAATTGGCGGGCTGCCTGTTATCGATAAAGACAACTTCCTTGTCGGTATCCTCACCGAATCCGACGTCAACGAAGTCGTCATCAGCATTACCGGCGTCAAATACGGCGGTATTCAGCTCGCCATAGATCTGTCCGACGAGCCCGGGAACCTCCCGGAAGTTTTACGCAGCATCATTGCCAAAGGCGGCCGTATTTTATCCATTCTCACGGGCTATGATGAAACGCGAGGTAATGGACGACGAGTCTACATCCGTATTCGCGATATGGACCCCGCGCCACTGGCTGAACTTAAAGCTGATATCGACTCTAAATTCAATGTATTCTACTGGAAAGAATAG
- a CDS encoding PilZ domain-containing protein encodes MHAQDRRTNARFSYACNVKAFPYNSQSHHSDLSPNCIEVQLLDLAVHGARFLVTSLGSCSMPAVGDQLVLRSRSIRDDKVFDNMLCEVRWVEDNEFGVRFAMTVDRSDIELLILLVGSVPEGQDKSSHS; translated from the coding sequence ATGCACGCACAAGACCGCCGGACAAATGCAAGATTTTCATATGCCTGTAATGTCAAAGCGTTTCCATACAACTCGCAAAGCCATCACAGCGACCTTTCTCCTAACTGTATCGAAGTGCAATTACTTGACCTGGCGGTGCATGGGGCACGATTTCTCGTCACATCGCTAGGGTCATGTTCCATGCCCGCAGTCGGTGACCAACTTGTCCTTCGCAGTCGCAGTATTCGTGACGACAAAGTATTTGACAATATGCTCTGCGAAGTCCGTTGGGTTGAGGATAATGAATTTGGAGTTCGTTTCGCAATGACAGTAGACCGTTCAGACATTGAACTCCTCATCCTTTTAGTTGGCTCTGTCCCCGAAGGCCAGGACAAATCGTCCCATTCCTAA
- a CDS encoding PHP domain-containing protein: MAIIDLHTHSTASDGTLSPTDLVHMAKDAKLSAIALTDHDTISGIPEALDAGARYGIKVIAGCELSVHLGDVKFHLLGLFLPASPGRLATELHELRQKRHDRNHVIVQKLRDMGIDIRYEEVTALAKGAVGRPHFAQVLVDKGVVHDVAEAFDIYLGARGRAYAPKDVLSADKAIELLAEENALSILAHPGLMRTDMDKIEALIVKLHEMGMDGIEAYYTEHTPTTTKAFLGIAKRLNMPVSGGSDFHGGVKPKIRLGTGTGRLRVPYSVLDELSRYHSRKFNHV, encoded by the coding sequence ATGGCCATCATAGACCTGCATACCCACTCCACTGCTTCAGACGGCACCCTATCGCCAACTGACCTTGTTCACATGGCTAAAGACGCCAAACTTTCAGCCATCGCCCTGACGGATCACGACACGATCTCCGGTATTCCCGAGGCCCTTGATGCGGGTGCGCGTTATGGGATCAAAGTTATCGCGGGCTGTGAGCTTTCCGTCCATCTCGGTGATGTTAAATTTCATCTTCTTGGCCTGTTTCTCCCGGCATCTCCCGGTCGGCTAGCCACAGAACTTCATGAACTCCGCCAAAAACGACATGACCGCAACCATGTCATTGTGCAAAAATTGCGCGATATGGGCATTGATATCCGATACGAAGAGGTGACGGCTCTGGCCAAAGGAGCTGTCGGTCGTCCACACTTCGCTCAAGTTCTTGTAGATAAAGGCGTGGTCCATGACGTGGCAGAAGCCTTCGACATCTATCTCGGTGCCCGAGGGCGAGCATACGCACCCAAAGATGTTCTCTCTGCCGACAAAGCCATAGAACTTCTGGCCGAAGAAAACGCCCTCAGTATTTTAGCCCATCCCGGACTCATGCGCACGGATATGGATAAAATCGAAGCGCTCATCGTCAAACTGCATGAGATGGGCATGGATGGCATCGAAGCGTATTATACAGAACACACCCCGACCACAACAAAAGCATTTCTCGGAATCGCCAAGCGCTTGAACATGCCTGTCAGCGGCGGCTCGGATTTTCACGGAGGTGTTAAACCCAAAATTCGACTCGGTACGGGAACCGGCCGATTGCGCGTACCGTATTCTGTTTTAGACGAACTCTCTCGCTACCATTCTCGTAAATTCAATCACGTCTGA
- a CDS encoding geranylgeranyl reductase family protein translates to MTQSYDVIVIGGGPAGSTAAAVLASKGCKTLLIEKKQFPRDKLCAGLLTWKSMELLRHVHDETAETLAHCGALTHHCYGYRIRYQNTVLSEGRTPQPFHFVSRRVFDLLLLNKAVSAGTEVRQTERVKRVDPATGTIVLENGETVSATYIIGADGATSVVRRSFPLPNDIWQQDLATALEIYFDRHAALSVSRPHADLMELFPTVYAGFIRSGYAWVFPHGDRLAVGIGGLNRSNNGQFRERFEEFLHFLGLEHGLGENIRGHALPYGNFVENPVFRKALLVGDAAGFVETLFGEGIYYAMRSAELAGNAVAYALETDTSPAPVYKAGLDMDIYPELVYSKRLRRIIYGSLRALRMLAPLKFFLRAGGQCLAEMVHGGRSYRFLAKRPYYRKSDARSGRAAQMM, encoded by the coding sequence ATGACACAATCATATGACGTTATTGTCATTGGAGGAGGGCCTGCTGGATCAACGGCGGCTGCAGTGCTGGCTTCCAAAGGATGCAAAACTTTACTCATCGAGAAAAAGCAATTTCCTCGCGACAAGTTGTGCGCGGGCCTTCTCACATGGAAATCCATGGAATTGCTTCGGCATGTTCATGATGAAACGGCTGAAACGCTTGCGCATTGTGGTGCGCTGACACATCATTGTTATGGATACCGGATCCGCTATCAGAATACGGTGTTATCCGAAGGACGGACACCGCAACCCTTTCATTTTGTTTCCCGTCGAGTATTTGATCTTTTGTTGTTGAATAAAGCCGTTAGCGCAGGAACAGAAGTGCGCCAAACCGAGCGAGTCAAACGTGTCGATCCCGCGACAGGAACGATCGTATTAGAAAATGGAGAAACCGTTTCGGCGACGTACATTATTGGGGCAGACGGTGCAACCAGTGTGGTTCGTCGTTCATTCCCCCTTCCTAATGATATCTGGCAACAGGATTTGGCGACAGCTCTGGAAATTTATTTTGACCGTCACGCCGCACTCAGCGTCTCTCGGCCACATGCCGACCTGATGGAATTGTTTCCCACGGTCTATGCCGGGTTTATTCGTTCCGGGTATGCGTGGGTGTTTCCTCACGGTGATCGTTTGGCTGTAGGTATTGGCGGGCTTAATCGTTCAAATAATGGTCAATTTCGCGAACGGTTCGAAGAATTTCTTCATTTCCTCGGACTTGAGCACGGATTGGGAGAAAATATACGCGGTCATGCGCTACCCTATGGCAATTTTGTGGAAAACCCTGTGTTTCGCAAGGCGCTTCTTGTCGGTGATGCAGCTGGTTTTGTTGAAACACTTTTTGGGGAAGGCATTTATTATGCCATGCGTAGTGCGGAACTGGCAGGGAACGCTGTCGCATACGCTCTGGAGACAGACACAAGTCCTGCACCAGTGTATAAAGCCGGCCTTGATATGGATATCTATCCTGAACTTGTTTATTCGAAACGGCTACGCCGGATTATTTACGGAAGTTTGCGAGCGCTTCGCATGTTGGCTCCACTGAAGTTTTTTTTGCGTGCAGGAGGACAGTGTTTGGCGGAAATGGTCCATGGCGGACGGTCATATAGATTTTTGGCCAAGCGGCCATATTATCGAAAATCGGATGCCCGCTCAGGCCGAGCGGCCCAGATGATGTGA
- a CDS encoding response regulator, whose amino-acid sequence MKSTRFLRPPSSLRAKFLFIIIPVTLFSVFVFSVLLWYFSNSTMERNLRVKMDAILSTQQTALAVPLWHKDIKNLKRIVKSIVDDPDVVTVSVLDAQKSLITHQSDATPTQKNAVKSNRQLTYQTESGQDQLVGYLIVSFTGDRFQLNSLNRILRGLTFFCLLGCITACSAFYAYIIFVSRPLKRFLHTLPSRHRFASPIADEVNNVITAYKDLSDHLFKGEQALAKSEARFKALADSTAAGIVMLNKGIPIYINPSGLALFGYDEKSALRFCKGPIDRFLHEDDANAGICLAPDLTPDTPQASRFEVRIRSRNETVRWLDYMAVIFNDAGLDMILASFIDITGRKRMEEELTRARDRAEEANRAKTEFLASMSHEIRTPMNAIVGMSEMLDQTELNSEQRQYVNIFRSASENLITLIGDILDISKVEAGHLELEHIAFNLSNTLEKTCEILAVRAHQKQLELACHIQPGTPVHLYGDPARLRQVLVNLVGNAVKFTNKGHILVTAECVRLVPSHNSEEARFRATLRIDVNDTGIGIPTDKLSTIFDSFTQVDSSITRKYGGTGLGLHISKRLIELMGGEIFVSSIPDKGSIFTVVIDFEADVDPILKKSKPVAQLEGRSVLVVDDFHENLLILEETLSKWGATVATATNGQDAITLSNIRQETGHPFDILIIDRTMPDMDGFATIEQLKSSRTFPKGCILLLSTDFTSSDIAKAHELGIKHYLTKPLKQERLRHAVETVLQPEASLSPTSDAVSSTLAPSHWGALRLLVAEDSEFNQYVIKAYLKDTSCQLTVVTNGREAVDAFIAGSYDLLLMDIQMPILDGYAAIRKIREIESQTLGQPTPIIAMTAYALAGDKEKCLAAGCTSYLPKPIKKDALYRAIADALPHLLHDTNEASSPHDTEPQMPELPKAPHDEQSPIIVQVDPEFAEIAPKFLDSVKEFTQTIEIAAPQNDFETCRVLGHRMKGEGKVFGLAPVSEMGATIQKAAMESDSTRLLSTVTDLKGYVARVVFDTGSE is encoded by the coding sequence ATGAAATCCACACGCTTTTTGCGTCCTCCGTCATCATTGCGCGCGAAATTTCTTTTTATTATCATCCCGGTGACGCTGTTCAGCGTTTTCGTCTTCAGCGTATTGCTCTGGTATTTCTCCAACAGCACCATGGAACGTAATCTCCGCGTAAAAATGGATGCAATTCTCTCGACGCAACAAACTGCGCTTGCCGTTCCTCTTTGGCATAAAGATATCAAAAACCTGAAACGCATCGTCAAATCAATTGTGGATGACCCTGATGTTGTGACTGTTTCTGTGCTTGACGCACAAAAGAGCCTTATAACGCATCAATCCGACGCCACCCCGACACAAAAGAATGCCGTCAAATCCAATCGACAGCTCACCTATCAAACGGAATCTGGCCAGGACCAACTCGTTGGTTACCTTATCGTGTCCTTCACAGGCGACCGTTTCCAATTAAATTCTCTCAATCGTATCTTGCGTGGACTGACTTTTTTTTGCCTTCTCGGCTGCATCACCGCCTGTAGTGCGTTTTATGCTTATATCATCTTTGTCAGTCGACCATTGAAACGTTTTTTGCACACCCTCCCCAGCAGACACCGCTTCGCCTCCCCCATCGCCGATGAGGTCAACAACGTCATCACCGCCTATAAAGATCTCAGTGACCACCTCTTCAAAGGCGAACAAGCATTGGCCAAAAGCGAAGCACGTTTCAAAGCTCTGGCCGACTCCACAGCAGCCGGTATTGTCATGTTGAACAAAGGCATCCCCATTTACATCAACCCCTCAGGATTAGCCCTCTTTGGGTATGACGAAAAAAGCGCTCTTCGTTTCTGCAAGGGGCCTATTGATCGATTTCTCCACGAAGACGACGCCAACGCCGGGATCTGTCTTGCCCCCGACCTCACGCCGGATACTCCCCAGGCCAGTCGCTTCGAAGTACGTATTCGATCACGCAATGAAACGGTACGCTGGCTTGACTACATGGCTGTCATTTTCAACGACGCGGGGCTGGACATGATTCTGGCGTCCTTTATCGATATTACCGGACGCAAACGAATGGAAGAGGAGCTTACGCGTGCTCGGGACCGCGCAGAGGAGGCCAACCGTGCCAAAACCGAATTTCTGGCCAGTATGAGTCACGAAATTCGTACTCCGATGAACGCCATTGTCGGCATGTCCGAGATGCTTGATCAAACAGAACTGAATTCAGAACAGCGTCAATATGTCAACATCTTCCGGTCGGCCAGTGAAAACCTCATCACACTTATCGGCGATATTCTCGATATTTCCAAGGTAGAAGCGGGGCATCTTGAACTCGAACATATCGCATTCAATCTCTCGAATACGCTGGAAAAAACGTGTGAGATTCTGGCTGTTCGAGCCCATCAAAAACAACTCGAACTCGCTTGCCATATTCAACCCGGAACTCCTGTTCATTTATACGGAGACCCAGCACGCCTTCGACAGGTTCTCGTCAACCTTGTCGGTAATGCCGTTAAATTCACGAACAAAGGCCATATCCTTGTGACGGCAGAATGTGTACGCCTTGTCCCATCGCACAACAGTGAAGAAGCCCGGTTCCGGGCGACCTTGCGTATAGACGTCAATGATACCGGCATCGGTATTCCTACAGACAAGCTCTCAACCATTTTTGACAGCTTTACGCAGGTCGATTCTTCTATTACCCGAAAATATGGTGGAACCGGCCTGGGATTACATATATCCAAACGACTGATTGAGCTGATGGGAGGCGAGATATTTGTTTCGAGCATTCCTGACAAAGGAAGCATTTTCACCGTTGTCATTGATTTCGAAGCTGACGTTGATCCAATTCTGAAAAAAAGCAAACCCGTCGCGCAACTTGAAGGACGAAGCGTTCTTGTGGTTGACGATTTTCACGAAAATCTCCTCATCCTTGAAGAAACCCTGTCAAAGTGGGGAGCAACCGTCGCCACGGCGACAAATGGACAAGACGCTATAACGCTCTCCAATATCCGGCAGGAAACCGGTCATCCATTTGATATTCTCATCATTGATCGCACAATGCCTGATATGGATGGTTTTGCGACGATTGAACAGCTCAAATCATCAAGGACCTTCCCCAAAGGATGTATCCTGCTTTTATCAACAGACTTTACCTCCAGCGATATCGCCAAAGCGCATGAATTAGGTATCAAGCATTATTTAACCAAGCCTTTAAAACAAGAACGCCTGCGCCATGCCGTTGAAACGGTTCTTCAACCGGAGGCATCGCTTTCCCCTACCTCCGATGCTGTGTCTTCAACTTTGGCACCATCGCACTGGGGGGCACTGCGTCTTCTTGTCGCAGAAGATTCAGAATTCAACCAATATGTTATCAAAGCTTACCTCAAAGATACGTCATGCCAGCTCACCGTGGTCACCAACGGCCGTGAAGCCGTTGATGCTTTTATCGCGGGGTCTTATGATTTACTTCTTATGGATATACAAATGCCTATCCTTGATGGGTATGCCGCCATCCGTAAAATTCGTGAAATCGAATCTCAAACATTAGGCCAGCCTACTCCTATTATTGCTATGACGGCCTATGCCTTGGCCGGGGACAAAGAAAAGTGTCTGGCTGCAGGCTGCACCTCATATCTTCCCAAGCCAATAAAGAAGGATGCACTCTACCGTGCAATTGCCGATGCGTTACCGCACCTTCTGCACGATACGAACGAAGCCTCCTCCCCACATGACACGGAGCCGCAAATGCCTGAACTCCCAAAAGCCCCACACGACGAACAAAGCCCGATCATCGTGCAGGTTGATCCCGAATTTGCCGAAATAGCGCCCAAATTCCTCGACTCAGTCAAAGAGTTTACCCAGACGATCGAGATCGCGGCGCCCCAAAACGACTTCGAAACATGTCGGGTTCTTGGACATCGTATGAAAGGCGAAGGAAAAGTCTTTGGCTTGGCTCCAGTCAGTGAAATGGGTGCAACAATCCAGAAAGCGGCGATGGAATCGGACTCGACTCGGCTCTTATCCACCGTGACCGACCTGAAAGGTTATGTTGCCCGCGTTGTATTCGATACGGGCAGCGAATAG
- a CDS encoding class I SAM-dependent methyltransferase, with the protein MNFRHCSARPKTPPLSLTHDDYAAFAAIYDPATALWLDPMRRHVVQILTQAKAKSVLDVCCGTGRFVRMLVDAGMTVSGLDISPSMLSQAQRTCGARATLSLQDATCMAFSSHTFDAAVIAMALHEKTAPVRQRILTEMIRIITPGGMLVLVDYGPHAHVSIDGVFVGLVERLAGKTHYANFKEFMHTGALDGLSHIRTLTPLHREQFTRAIFEVRCYQC; encoded by the coding sequence ATGAATTTCCGTCACTGCTCTGCCAGACCGAAAACGCCTCCCCTATCGCTCACGCATGATGACTATGCAGCGTTTGCTGCGATATATGATCCAGCGACGGCCTTATGGCTCGACCCAATGCGTCGTCATGTTGTGCAAATCCTCACACAGGCAAAGGCCAAGTCGGTGCTTGATGTATGCTGTGGGACGGGGCGGTTCGTGCGGATGTTGGTTGATGCAGGTATGACGGTTTCCGGGCTGGATATTTCGCCAAGCATGTTGTCTCAAGCACAACGTACTTGCGGCGCGCGCGCAACACTCTCCCTTCAAGATGCCACGTGTATGGCCTTTTCCTCTCACACCTTCGATGCAGCGGTTATTGCAATGGCATTACACGAGAAAACCGCCCCAGTAAGACAACGCATTCTTACGGAGATGATTCGTATCATCACGCCGGGAGGCATGCTGGTGCTGGTCGATTATGGTCCGCATGCCCATGTCAGTATTGATGGAGTGTTCGTGGGTTTGGTCGAACGGCTTGCCGGAAAAACACACTATGCCAACTTTAAAGAATTCATGCACACTGGAGCACTTGACGGCCTGTCCCACATAAGAACGCTCACCCCACTGCATCGGGAACAATTTACACGAGCGATTTTCGAAGTCCGTTGTTATCAATGCTGA
- a CDS encoding HAD family hydrolase yields the protein MPICAIIFDFDGTLAELTLDFDIMKSRLFTMGHAYFDSPPSVYDRPALEWIEGSAGLLPEPQAKMFRQDAMNIIQGMEVEAATRGRLFPFTRIVFKKLRQVGIKTGIITRNCRPAVLTVFPDWAEYTDVLLTRDDVPYVKPNPAHLTNALERLAVPVEHGLMVGDHPMDIQTGKNAGTLTAGSASGRFSIHALFQAGADFAETNISILVDVLQKKNLVAHDTQSESIL from the coding sequence ATGCCAATTTGCGCTATTATATTTGATTTCGACGGTACCCTTGCCGAACTCACCCTTGATTTCGACATTATGAAGTCACGCCTTTTCACAATGGGGCATGCCTATTTCGATTCCCCACCCAGTGTATATGACCGTCCTGCATTGGAATGGATCGAAGGGAGTGCCGGCCTTCTCCCCGAACCTCAAGCCAAAATGTTCAGACAGGACGCCATGAACATTATCCAAGGTATGGAAGTGGAAGCCGCAACCCGTGGTCGATTGTTTCCATTCACACGCATTGTTTTCAAAAAACTCAGACAGGTTGGCATCAAGACCGGCATCATTACACGCAACTGCCGCCCCGCGGTGCTCACGGTTTTTCCCGATTGGGCTGAGTATACGGACGTACTGCTTACTCGCGACGATGTTCCTTACGTCAAACCGAACCCAGCTCACCTTACGAACGCTCTCGAGAGGTTGGCAGTTCCTGTTGAACACGGTCTCATGGTAGGAGATCACCCCATGGATATTCAGACGGGGAAAAACGCCGGCACGTTGACAGCCGGCTCGGCCTCAGGACGCTTTTCCATTCATGCGCTCTTTCAGGCCGGTGCAGATTTTGCGGAAACGAATATTTCTATTCTGGTTGATGTTCTTCAAAAGAAGAACCTCGTTGCGCATGATACGCAATCAGAATCTATTTTATAA
- a CDS encoding Hsp20/alpha crystallin family protein encodes MGKLNWTPWMGIEDVKDEMDRVMSEALSSFRQDVVSRKRSYIWTPCADIIETRDGYLVRVELASVDRNDVIVEVSGKELRIYGERRFEKDASGGVYQMLERSYGPFARKFTLPEGIEADSISAVMAAGLLEVSIPKKRSQSLRRRIIIAT; translated from the coding sequence ATGGGTAAACTGAATTGGACTCCCTGGATGGGGATTGAGGACGTGAAAGACGAAATGGATCGTGTCATGTCTGAAGCCCTGTCTTCATTCCGTCAAGATGTCGTGTCCCGAAAGCGTAGTTATATCTGGACTCCATGTGCCGATATCATTGAAACTCGTGATGGATATCTGGTTCGGGTGGAGCTTGCCAGCGTTGATAGGAACGACGTTATCGTCGAGGTGAGCGGCAAAGAGTTGCGCATCTATGGAGAGCGAAGATTTGAAAAAGATGCCAGTGGCGGCGTCTATCAAATGCTTGAACGGTCGTACGGACCTTTTGCCAGAAAATTTACGCTTCCCGAAGGCATTGAAGCAGACAGTATTTCGGCTGTCATGGCTGCAGGTTTGCTTGAAGTCTCAATCCCCAAAAAACGGTCGCAATCATTGCGCCGGCGCATCATTATCGCCACCTAA
- a CDS encoding adenylosuccinate synthase yields the protein MSGQSIVIHGAQWGDEGKGKIVDLMTEKADVITRFQGGNNAGHTLVVNDEKTILHLIPSGILHPGKVCLIGNGVVLDPVVFCQELDKLEARGVDVSPQRIRISRKTQVIMPYHRRLDAAREAAKEGGRIGTTGRGIGPCYEDKMSRIGIRACDFADVELLKIKIEAALAEKNVLFTSLYSAPAMTVETVFEEIKDAAARLVPYLTDVDEILDTSRKQGKTILFEGAQGTMLDIDHGTYPFVTSSNTVSGNAAAGSGFTPRGLTEIIAVVKAYTTRVGAGPFPTELECESGNHMQSVGAEFGATTGRKRRCGWLDICVLRQAVRLNGPTGIALTKLDVLGGLKELQICTAYETDGKTVDYPPQQENGLAHVSPVYETMPGWAEDISGAKSWDDLPQAARNYIERIEALLETPVTIISVGPGREQTIIR from the coding sequence ATGTCCGGACAAAGCATCGTCATCCATGGTGCACAATGGGGCGACGAAGGCAAGGGCAAAATCGTTGATTTGATGACCGAAAAGGCCGACGTCATCACCCGGTTCCAAGGCGGAAACAATGCCGGCCATACTTTGGTCGTCAACGATGAAAAGACCATTTTGCACCTGATTCCTTCGGGCATCCTGCATCCGGGCAAAGTGTGCCTTATTGGCAATGGAGTCGTACTCGACCCTGTCGTTTTTTGCCAGGAACTTGATAAACTGGAAGCGCGCGGTGTTGACGTTTCACCGCAACGCATTCGTATTAGCCGCAAAACCCAGGTCATCATGCCCTATCATCGTCGTCTTGATGCAGCTCGCGAAGCTGCCAAAGAAGGGGGCAGGATTGGGACGACAGGCCGTGGCATTGGACCATGCTACGAAGACAAAATGTCACGCATTGGCATTCGTGCCTGTGATTTTGCAGATGTCGAGTTGCTGAAGATTAAAATCGAAGCCGCGTTGGCTGAAAAAAATGTCCTGTTTACCTCGCTCTATAGTGCGCCGGCTATGACCGTTGAAACTGTATTCGAGGAAATTAAGGACGCTGCAGCCCGGCTTGTTCCCTATTTGACCGATGTCGATGAAATCCTTGATACTTCACGGAAGCAGGGAAAAACAATCCTGTTTGAAGGCGCTCAGGGAACCATGCTCGATATTGATCATGGGACATATCCGTTTGTCACGTCGTCCAATACGGTTTCAGGCAATGCCGCAGCCGGCTCCGGTTTCACCCCGCGTGGACTGACTGAAATTATCGCCGTGGTTAAAGCTTACACCACCCGTGTTGGTGCCGGACCTTTTCCTACGGAATTGGAGTGTGAGTCAGGAAACCACATGCAGAGTGTCGGCGCAGAATTCGGTGCCACCACCGGGCGCAAACGTCGTTGCGGCTGGCTCGACATTTGTGTGTTGCGTCAGGCAGTCAGACTCAATGGCCCGACAGGCATTGCGTTGACTAAGCTTGATGTGCTTGGTGGACTCAAAGAGCTGCAAATCTGCACGGCCTACGAGACGGACGGCAAGACTGTCGATTATCCGCCGCAGCAGGAAAATGGTTTAGCTCATGTCAGCCCCGTGTACGAAACCATGCCTGGTTGGGCCGAAGATATTTCCGGTGCGAAATCCTGGGATGATCTGCCTCAAGCGGCTCGGAACTATATTGAACGTATCGAAGCCCTGCTTGAAACGCCTGTGACCATCATTTCGGTCGGGCCGGGCCGCGAACAAACCATCATACGATAA
- the htpX gene encoding zinc metalloprotease HtpX has translation MTSQIKTALLLGLMTALIIFLGGALGGRAGLVIAFGLALVMNIGSYWYSDKIVLSMYRARELDAADAPGLHRMVEELAHNAGLPKPRIYLVPGDAPNAFATGRDPHHAAVAVTEGILHLVSPEELRGVLSHEMGHIKNRDILIQTIAATMGGAIMMIANMLQWGAIFGMGSSNDDEGGIGGFGAILLAILAPIAASLIQMAISRSREYLADATGAELSHTPLALASALGKLDSYARGHRVQANPATAHMFIVNPFSGHSMGNLFSTHPPTEDRIRRLQQMAGR, from the coding sequence ATGACCAGTCAAATCAAGACAGCCTTGCTTCTTGGGCTCATGACTGCACTGATCATTTTTCTCGGCGGTGCACTTGGTGGCCGTGCTGGCCTTGTCATCGCGTTTGGTCTGGCTCTCGTTATGAATATTGGGAGCTATTGGTATTCCGACAAGATTGTCCTGTCCATGTACCGAGCCAGAGAACTCGATGCAGCCGATGCTCCGGGGCTCCATCGTATGGTTGAGGAGTTGGCACACAATGCGGGTTTACCGAAGCCTCGTATTTATCTTGTGCCCGGCGATGCTCCCAATGCGTTTGCAACGGGGCGTGATCCTCACCATGCCGCTGTTGCTGTTACCGAAGGTATTTTACATCTTGTTTCTCCTGAAGAGCTTCGCGGAGTTCTGTCTCATGAGATGGGGCATATCAAGAATAGGGACATTCTCATTCAAACCATTGCCGCCACCATGGGAGGAGCAATCATGATGATTGCCAATATGCTCCAATGGGGTGCTATTTTCGGCATGGGATCCTCCAACGACGACGAGGGCGGCATAGGCGGTTTCGGAGCCATACTGTTGGCGATTCTTGCCCCGATTGCAGCGAGCCTGATTCAAATGGCGATTTCACGATCCCGTGAATATCTGGCTGATGCAACCGGTGCCGAGCTCTCGCACACGCCGTTGGCCCTGGCTTCGGCTCTTGGTAAACTGGATAGCTATGCCCGAGGGCATCGTGTACAGGCCAATCCGGCTACAGCACACATGTTCATCGTGAATCCGTTTTCCGGTCATTCCATGGGAAATTTGTTCAGCACGCACCCCCCGACGGAAGATCGTATTCGCCGGTTGCAGCAAATGGCCGGGAGATAG